The following proteins come from a genomic window of Musa acuminata AAA Group cultivar baxijiao chromosome BXJ1-7, Cavendish_Baxijiao_AAA, whole genome shotgun sequence:
- the LOC103973504 gene encoding ATP-dependent helicase BRM isoform X1, with protein sequence MQSGNGRNPRPSPHPQPLPSAAASPSSSSSPAASAPTHLVLDSIQQQQQQEAYRQALQQHEYQQQLQQQLRKADGDRTLLTYQSGGTHGIIGGNSFPSLQGTMNLSQPSRKFGDLTHQPVAPQLCEENSNKGQHVQNPIHQAYLQFALKASQNKPHGNLLMHQQGKMNMAAPTGSQSMSMNNIKMQELMSPQAANQSQAYIFNRTGEQCAHADKQLEQGHVSSEQRSDSKQSPLMAGQLGLTNMVGATQSRHSQASTQNIATNQFTMAQMQAMQLWAKENNVDLSVPANINLIAQVLSHWQSNRMDAMQKQSEPSTIVQQSCPPSSKQSSISSPENDKSAYVNCISDYSSQVGPSQVRQPLAADTIPGGDTTSVNPNDFQIQQQAHAHQRDNENERPVRPSFTTTNIRQIMHLPQSSGSKTQTMEQSYAKHTFTGNNMQQMQHIRSLQQMNQPISQMAVAPTDAMSTQVSSLSGSVEVPNQRVGFTKQQLYALKAQILAFRRLKRGERTLPPEVIQAIAGLPVDSQPQQSFVQPGTGIQEKSIMNSTKEHTCAETNDQALQPVPSSTASSLPKEEPGSWEEKAGIASQVQEIGGSTKEPVQIGAVAKSEENISIVIPEQEVGRGDQNVPINGDNYSDKGKAIPVDSGKINAGQVKKSTLNTTPSPKVGVTRNYHGPIFDFPSFIRKHDSMGSAAHSNHMTVSYDVKNMLLEEGKVILSKKRIENLKKISGLLAVNLERRRIKPDLVIRLQIEEKKLKLLDLQARLRDEVDQQQQEIMTMSDRPYRKFIRQCERHRVELLRQVQQMQKASREKQLKSIFLWRKKLLETHWAIRDARTTRNRGVAKYHEKMLREFSKKKDDGRNRRMEALKNNDVDRYREMLLEQQNNVPGDAAQRYEVLSSFLSQTEEYLHKLGGKIAAAKSHQEVQEAANAAAAAARAQGLSEEEVRAAAACAGEEVMIRHRFSEMNAPKDSSSAKKYYNLAHALTERVVRQPSMLRYGTLRDYQLVGLQWMLSLYNNKLNGILADEMGLGKTVQVMALIAYLMEFKRNYGPHLIIVPNAVLVNWKSELLNWLPSISCIFYVGGKDERARLFSQEVCAIKFNVLVTTYEFVMYDRSKLSKIDWKYIIIDEAQRMKDRESVLARDLDRYRCQRRLLLTGTPLQNDLKELWSLLNVLLPEIFDNRKAFHDWFSKPFQKDGPSHNPEEDDWLETEKKVIIIHRLHQILEPFMLRRRVEDVEGSLPPKVSIVLRCRMSAFQGAIYDWIRSTGTLRVDPEDEMHKVQKNPMYQVKMYKNLNNRCMELRKVCNHPLLNYPYFNDYSKNFIVRSCGKLWILDRILIKLHKAGHRVLLFSTMTKLLDILEEYLHWRRLVYRRIDGTTPLEDRESAIVDFNSPDSDCFIFLLSIRAAGRGLNLQTADTVVIYDPDPNPQNEEQAVARAHRIGQTREVKVIYLEAVVDKVSSYQKEDEMRTGGAGNSEDDFAGKDRYMGSIESLIRNNIQQYKIDMADEVINAGRFDQRTTHEERRLTLETLLHDEERYQETVHNVPSLQEVNRMIARSEEEVELFDQMDEELDWTGDVVKYNEVPKWLRVSSRELDSVVSSLSKKPSKNILSSTIELESNGMPSGSSPNKTDRRRGRPKSSTAKKYPTYRESDDEENGDSDVDTDERNTFEEEGDVGEFEDEEFYGAGDVLPSNKDQAEEGLVCDSGGDEFSLAMEGSKDVHAFDEAGSTGSSSGSRRLLQPVTPNTPSQKFGLISALDARPSPLKRMPDELEEGEIAVSGDSLMDLHQSDSLVYDHDDLDDEQVVQPKIKRKRSIRLRPRYSMERTEDKSSSHRAPFHHGSWPLLQAKHEKLAEFNAEEFEAFGEAGSGSQDRSSPPLKQRCTLPSRVISPPVVQKSGRMSASVEDGYDHSIESWSSKAISSSGPSFVATRMTDSTQRKCKNVISKLQRRIQKEGNQLVPFLSEWWRRNENSIFVSPGATSSNLLDLKRIEQRVDNSEYNDVMDFIADLQLMLKNIVRHCNYLCEVKYEAGKLQDMFFDIMKIAFPDTDFREAKNAVTFSSSSGAATPSPRLASADEAKRQAPTKTETGSGPGKALAHGSIPAHDERKTRSCASKIHKESRSIGASARQQVPECSQVLAHPGDLVICKKKRKDRDKCAMKQVSGPTSPSNTGRMTPLAPTNKGSLGLVTAPSMVRNNGAPIQGDSRPSQQAISPLGRAHHEKQQVDRGSGVLPSIRDVKWAKPVKRMRTDTGKRRPSQM encoded by the exons GCACTGCAACAACATGAATATCAGCAACAACTGCAGCAGCAGTTAAGAAAGGCTGATGGTGACCGTACCCTCCTGACTTATCAATCTGGTGGCACTCATGGAATCATTGGTGGAAATTCCTTTCCATCATTACAAGGGACTATGAATCTATCTCAACCATCGAGAAAGTTTGGCGATTTAACTCATCAACCTGTTGCTCCTCAACTTTGCGAGGAAAATTCAAACAAAGGGCAGCATGTGCAGAATCCAATTCATCAAGCTTATCTCCAGTTTGCTTTGAAGGCTTCCCAGAACAAACCTCATGGGAATTTGTTAATGCATCAGCAGGGCAAAATGAATATGGCTGCTCCAACTGGGAGTCAAAGTATGTCTATGAATAATATTAAGATGCAGGAGCTTATGTCTCCACAGGCAGCCAACCAGTCACAGGCATATATATTTAACAGAACAGGTGAACAGTGTGCACATGCCGATAAGCAGTTAGAGCAAGGGCATGTTAGTTCTGAGCAAAGAAGTGATTCAAAACAATCTCCATTGATGGCTGGACAGTTAGGGTTGACAAACATGGTAGGAGCAACACAGTCACGACATTCACAAGCAAGCACACAAAATATTGCAACCAATCAGTTCACAATGGCACAGATGCAAGCTATGCAATTATGGGCCAAGGAGAATAATGTTGACCTGTCAGTTCCAGCCAACATAAACCTGATCGCTCAAGTTCTATCCCATTGGCAGTCTAACAGAATGGATGCAATGCAGAAGCAAAGTGAACCTAGCACCATTGTGCAGCAATCATGTCCGCCATCATCAAAGCAATCATCTATTTCTTCTCCGGAAAATGATAAGTCTGCATATGTGAATTGTATAAGTGATTACTCCAGTCAAGTTGGTCCCTCACAAGTCAGACAGCCACTTGCAGCTGACACGATTCCTGGTGGAGATACCACCTCAGTAAATCCTAATGATTTCCAGATACAACAACAGGCCCATGCTCATCAGAGGGACAATGAGAATGAGAGGCCTGTTAGGCCTTCATTCACAACCACTAACATCAGGCAAATTATGCATTTACCACAGTCATCTGGTAGCAAGACTCAAACAATGGAACAGTCCTATGCGAAGCATACTTTTACTGGGAACAACATGCAACAAATGCAGCATATTAGATCCTTGCAGCAGATGAACCAACCCATTTCACAAATGGCAGTTGCTCCCACTGATGCAATGAGTACTCAAGTTTCATCACTGAGTGGATCTGTTGAGGTGCCAAATCAACGAGTTGGGTTTACAAAACAACAGCTTTATGCTCTTAAAGCTCAAATATTAGCTTTCAGGCGTTTGAAG CGTGGCGAACGTACTCTACCGCCCGAAGTTATTCAAGCAATAGCAGGCCTGCCGGTTGATTCTCAGCCACAACAGTCATTTGTCCAACCAGGAACAGGTATCCAGGAAAAAAGCATCATGAACAGTACCAAGGAGCACACATGTGCAGAGACTAATGACCAGGCTCTTCAACCTGTTCCTTCGAGTACGGCCTCTAGTCTACCAAAGGAAGAGCCCGGGTCTTGGGAAGAGAAAGCTGGAATAGCGAGTCAAGTGCAAGAGATAGGAGGTTCAACAAAGGAACCTGTGCAGATTGGAGCGGTTGCTAAGTCAGAAGAAAACATATCTATTGTTATACCTGAGCAGGAGGTTGGAAGGGGAGATCAGAATGTGCCTATTAACGGTGATAACTACTCTGACAAGGGAAAGGCTATACCAGTTGACAGTGGAAAAATCAATGCAGGACAAGTGAAGAAATCAACCTTAAATACTACACCATCTCCAAAGGTTGGTGTAACGAGAAATTATCATGGCCCAATTTTTGATTTTCCATCATTCATAAGGAAACATGATTCTATGGGTTCAGCTGCCCACTCCAATCATATGACGGTATCTTATGATGTGAAAAATATGCTGTTGGAGGAAGGTAAGGTCATACTTAGCAAGAAAAGAatagaaaatctaaaaaaaatcagTGGATTACTTGCTGTAAATTTGGAGAGGCGAAGGATTAAGCCTGATCTTGTTATACGCTTACAAATTGAAGAAAAGAAACTCAAACTTTTAGATCTTCAGGCCCGATTGAGGGATGAAGTTGATCAGCAACAACAGGAGATAATGACCATGTCAGACAGGCCATATCGGAAATTTATAAGGCAATGTGAAAGGCATCGAGTTGAGCTGTTAAGGCAAGTTCAACAGATGCAGAAGGCCTCTAGAGAGAAGCAGTTAAAATCTATCTTCCTGTGGCGTAAAAAGCTCCTGGAGACTCACTGGGCCATCCGTGATGCAAGGACTACAAGAAACAGAGGAGTTGCTAAATATCATGAGAAGATGTTGAGGGAGTTCTCAAAGAAGAAGGATGATGGCAGAAACAGAAGGATGGAAGCATTGAAGAACAATGATGTGGACAGATATCGTGAAATGCTACTGGAGCAGCAGAATAATGTTCCTGGTGATGCAGCTCAACGTTATGaagttctttcttcctttttatccCAGACAGAAGAATACCTTCACAAACTTGGAGGGAAGATTGCAGCTGCTAAGAGTCACCAAGAGGTGCAAGAGGCAGCAaatgctgctgcagctgctgcacGAGCACAG GGCCTTTCAGAAGAAGAAGTCAGGGCTGCAGCAGCATGTGCAGGTGAAGAGGTAATGATCAGACATAGGTTCTCTGAAATGAATGCTCCAAAGGACAGTTCATCAGCTAAGAA GTACTATAATTTGGCTCATGCTCTGACAGAAAGGGTTGTAAGACAACCCTCAATGTTACGATATGGAACTTTAAGGGACTATCAGCTT GTTGGGCTGCAATGGATGTTGTCCCTATATAATAACAAGTTGAATGGAATTCTAGCGGACGAGATGGGTCTTGGAAAAACTGTACAG GTTATGGCATTGATTGCTTACCTGATGGAGTTCAAAAGGAATTATGGTCCACACCTGATTATAGTTCCAAATGCTGTTTTAGTTAATTGGAAG AGTGAGTTGCTAAATTGGCTACCATCTATATCATGCATTTTTTATGTTGGCGGAAAGGATGAACGAGCTAGGTTATTTTCACAG GAAGTATGTGCTATTAAGTTTAATGTCCTTGTAACAACTTATGAGTTTGTTATGTATGATCGTTCTAAGCTATCAAAAATTGATTGGAAGTACATAATTATTGATGAGGCCCAAAGAATGAAGGATAGGGAATCTGTTTTGGCACGAGATCTGGATAGATATCGCTGCCAAAGAAGGTTGTTGCTCACTGGGACCCCATTACAG AATGATCTGAAGGAACTATGGTCCCTCTTAAATGTGCTTCTCCCTGAAATATTTGATAACCGCAAAGCATTTCATGATTGGTTTTCAAAGCCCTTTCAGAAAGATGGTCCTTCCCATAACCCAGAGGAGGATGATTGGCTTGAGACTGAAAAGAAGGTAATCATTATCCATCGGCTGCATCAGATTCTTGAACCTTTCATGCTAAGAAGACGTGTTGAGGATGTTGAAGGTTCACTTCCTCCTAAG GTCTCTATTGTTCTGAGATGTAGAATGTCAGCTTTTCAAGGTGCCATCTATGATTGGATTAGATCTACCGGTACTCTTAGAGTTGATCCTGAAGATGAGATGCACAAGGTTCAAAAGAATCCAATGTACCAGGTTAAAATGTATAAGAATCTTAATAATAGGTGTATGGAGCTGCGGAAAGTTTGCAATCATCCTTTGCTTAACTATCCTTACTTCAATGACTACTCAAAGAATTTTATTGTTAGATCATGTGGGAAACTTTGGATCCTCGACAGAATTCTCATAAAGCTTCACAAAGCAGGTCATCGAGTTCTTCTTTTTAGTACAATGacaaaacttcttgatatattagaAGAATATTTGCATTGGCGGCGGCTTGTCTACAGACGAATAGATGGTACAACTCCACTAGAAGATCGCGAGTCAGCAATTGTGGACTTCAACAGTCCTGACTCTGATTGTTTTATCTTCTTGCTCAGTATTCGTGCTGCTGGAAGAGGTCTAAATCTCCAGACGGCAGATACTGTTGTGATATATGACCCAGATCCAAATCCGCAAAATGAAGAGCAAGCAGTTGCCCGAGCACATCGTATTGGACAGACGAGAGAGGTAAAGGTCATATACTTGGAAGCTGTTGTTGACAAAGTCTCAAGCTACCAAAAAGAGGATGAAATGAGGACTGGGGGTGCAGGGAATTCAGAGGATGATTTTGCTGGCAAAGATCGGTATATGGGGTCAATCGAAAGCCTTATACGTAATAATATTCAACAATATAAAATAGACATGGCCGATGAGGTCATAAATGCTGGCCGTTTTGATCAGAGAACAACACATGAAGAAAGGCGGCTGACTTTGGAGACATTACTGCATGATGAAGAAAGATACCAAGAAACTGTGCATAATGTTCCCTCTCTTCAGGAGGTAAATCGCATGATTGCTCGTAGTGAAGAAGAAGTTGAGTTGTTTGATCAAATGGATGAGGAACTTGATTGGACAGGAGATGTGGTGAAAtacaatgaagtcccaaagtggcTTCGGGTTAGTTCTAGAGAATTAGATTCTGTTGTTTCTAGTTTATCTAAGAAACCTTCGAAGAACATTTTATCCAGCACCATTGAACTGGAATCAAATGGCATGCCTTCTGGTTCATCCCCCAATAAGACAGATAGAAGAAGAGGCCGCCCTAAAAGCTCAACCGCCAAGAAGTATCCGACATACAGGGAATCAGATGATGAAGAAAACGGTGACTCTGATGTTGACACAGATGAGAGAAACACATTTGAAGAAGAGGGAGATGTAGGAGAATTTGAAGATGAAGAGTTCTATGGTGCTGGTGATGTGCTACCAAGCAACAAGGATCAAGCAGAGGAAGGGCTGGTCTGTGATAGTGGTGGAGACGAGTTCTCTCTAGCGATGGAAGGCAGCAAAGATGTTCATGCATTTGATGAAGCTGGTTCGACAGGATCTTCTTCTGGTAGTCGGAGATTGCTGCAGCCTGTGACTCCTAACACACCTTCACAAAAATTTGGATTAATTTCTGCTTTGGATGCCAGGCCAAGCCCTTTGAAAAGGATG CCAGATGAGCTAGAGGAAGGGGAAATTGCGGTGTCAGGTGATTCCCTCATGGATCTACATCAGTCAGATAGTTTGGTTTATGACCATGATGACTTAGATGATGAACAGGTTGTGCAACCAAAAATAAAGCGAAAACGCAGTATACGGCTTCGGCCAAGATATAGTATGGAAAGAACTGAAGATAAATCCAGTAGTCATAGAGCCCCTTTCCATCATGGTTCTTGGCCACTCTTGCAGGCGAAGCATGAAAAACTTGCAGAGTTCAACGCTGAAGAATTTGAGGCATTTGGGGAGGCTGGCTCAGGAAGTCAGGACAGGAGTAGCCCACCTTTGAAGCAGAGATGTACATTACCATCAAGAGTTATTTCACCTCCTGTTGTGCAGAAGTCTGGCCGGATGTCTGCATCTGTGGAAGATGGCTATGATCACTCTATTGAAAGCTGGAGTAGCAAAGCCATTAGCTCCAGTGGCCCAAGCTTTGTGGCCACAAGAATGACTGACAGCACACAGAGAAAG TGCAAGAATGTCATTAGCAAGCTCCAAAGGAGGATACAAAAAGAAGGGAATCAACTAGTACCATTTTTGTCAGAGTGGTGGAGAAGAAATGAAAATTCTATTTTTGTTAGTCCTGGTGCCACAAGCAGTAATTTGCTGGACCTAAAAAGAATTGAACAGCGTGTGGACAACTCAGAGTACAATGACGTGATGGATTTCATAGCAGATTTGCAGTTGATGCTGAAAAATATAGTGCGACATTGCAACTACTTGTGTGAG GTGAAATATGAGGCAGGAAAGCTTCAAGACATGTTTTTTGATATCATGAAGATAGCATTTCCGGATACAGATTTCCGAGAAGCTAAGAATGCAGTGACGTTTTCCAGTTCTAGTGGAGCTGCAACTCCATCTCCAAGACTGGCTTCTGCCGATGAAGCCAAGCGGCAAGCACCAACCAAGACAGAGACAGGCTCAGGCCCTGGCAAGGCCTTGGCCCATGGGTCCATTCCTGCTCATGATGAAAGGAAAACGAGGTCCTGTGCTTCCAAGATTCATAAAGAATCAAGATCAATTGGTGCAAGTGCGAGGCAGCAGGTGCCTGAATGTTCACAGGTCTTGGCGCACCCAGGGGATCTGGTAATttgcaagaagaagaggaaagacaGGGACAAATGTGCCATGAAGCAGGTGAGTGGCCCTACATCGCCCTCTAACACTGGTCGGATGACACCCTTGGCTCCTACCAACAAGGGATCTCTGGGCCTTGTGACTGCGCCAAGCATGGTCAGAAACAACGGGGCCCCGATTCAGGGCGATTCCCGTCCATCTCAACAGGCAATATCTCCACTAGGCAGGGCACACCATGAGAAGCAGCAGGTTGACAGAGGGAGTGGTGTGCTCCCTAGCATAAGGGATGTCAAGTGGGCTAAGCCAGTAAAGCGAATGAGGACGGATACTGGTAAAAGGCGGCCAAGCCAGATGTGA